CGACGTCGAGTGGGACTCCGGCTTGCGTCGCGCACCCGCACTTGCAGCGGTGGAGAAGGAACTCGGGTTCTCCTCGTGCTGGAATCTGGTCCCCGAACGGTACCCGATCGATTGGACGATCGTTGACGCGTTGCGCGAGGGTGGGTTCGAGATCGGAGTGCACGGTTTGAAGCATGACGGCCGTTTGTTCCAGTCGCGCACGATGTTCGAATCGCGGATGAAGGCGATCGCGGAGTATGCGCGTTCCTGGGGTGCGCGGGGGTTCCGCTCGCCGTCCACGCTGCGCAATGCCGCATGGATGACGGCGATGCCGTTCGCGTACGACAGTTCGTTCCCGGACACCGATCCGTACGAACCGCAGACGGGTGGGTGTTGCAGTATCTGGCCGTACTTCCTCGGGGACATGGTCGAGCTGCCGCTCTCGTTGCCGCAGGATCATTCGCTCTTTGAGATCCTCGGTCACACGGACATCGGTGTGTGGAAGGAAAAGATGGAGTGGTTGCTCGCGCACGGCGGGATCGGCATGATCAACATCCATCCGGACTATATGCTCACGGATGACCGGCTGAGGTTGTACCGGGACATGCTGGAATACGTCAGGGGCTTGCAGGGTGTGTGGCACGTGCAGCCCCACGAAGCGGCACAGTGGTGGCGCGACCGCCAGGCATCGTCGCTCCGGGAAGAGGGTGGGACCTGGCGGATCGTCGGACCCGCCGCGGGCAGGGGTGTGGTGCTCAGGAGCACGCTGAAGGAAGGTACCGTGGTCACGACGCCGGCCGGCGCAGCGTGACCGTGTTCACATGACACGTGGCAGTCGCAGGTGTGCAGAGGGATCCGGCCATGACAAAACGTACTCACGAACAACAGGACAGCATATGATGAAGGTACCGTTTCTCGACCTGAAAGCACAGTATACCAGCATCAAGGACGAAGTCCTTCCGGCGATCCATTCTGTGCTTGACAATACGGCCTATGTCCTCGGCAAGCCGGTGGCGGAGTTTGAGGCTGCCTTTGCGAAGGAACACGGCGTGCAGTACTGCTATGCGGTGAGTTCCGGGACCGACGGCAACCACATGGTCCTCTGGGCCCTGGGCCTCGGACCGGGCGATGAGGTGATCATGCCGGCGAACACGTTCATTGCGACGGCGTGGGGCGCGACGTTGTGTGGGGCGACGCCGGTGTTCGTGGACTGCGAAGCGGACAGTTACAACATCGACCCGAAGAAGGTCGAGGCGAAGATCACGCCAAAGACGAAGGCGATCGTGGCGGTGCACCTGTATGGCCAGCCGGCCGACATGGACCCGCTTGCCGAGATCGCAAAGAAGCACAAGATCGCGCTCGTCGAGGACTGCGCCCAGTCGCACCTGGCCGAATACAAGGGGAAGCGTACGGGCGGACTCTCCGTGGCATCGTCCTACAGTTTTTACCCCGGCAAGAACCTTGGCGCGTACGGCGAGGGTGGGGCGGCGGCGACCAACGATCCGGAGCTGGCGCGCAAGTTCAAGATGATCCGCGACCATGGTGCCGAGAAGAAATACCATCATGAGATGTACGGGCACAACTATCGCATGGAAGGCATCCAGGGTGCGGTCCTCGGCGTGAAGCTCCGCCATCTGGGCGCCTGGACGGACGCGCGGCGGAAGAATGCGGCCATCTACAATGAGGTTCTGAAGGGGATCCCCGGCGTGGTCACGCCGAAAGAGATGCCGTACGCCAAACATGTGTACCATCTGTATGTCATCCGTGCCCCGCGGCGCGATGATCTGGCGAAGCACCTCGAGGCGAATGGTATTTCGACCGGTCTGCACTATCCGATCCCGTTGCACATGCAGACGGCCTTCAAGCAGCTCGGGTACAAGGTGGGCGATTTCCCGGTGACGGAGAAGGCGGCGAACGAGATCCTGTCGTTGCCGATGTTCCCCGAGCTCACCCGCGAGCAGATCGAATACGTGGCACAGAACGTTCGGGCATTCTACGCCTGACGTTGCCGGTGAGGTTCCGCGCCGCCCCTGCCCATGCAGGGGCGGACGCGATTTGTGCTAATGCATTGAAACATAACGTGATACCCTGTTGTTAGAGAGGAGTAGCTACCATGAGGACTCATGGTAGCTCAAGGGACTTCCCCCATGGCGAGTGCGGTGCAAAATCCCGGACGTGATGCAGGACACGGCGACCGCGCCGGGAATATTCTACATTATGCACACACACTGACTCATTCAGGCTACACCAGCCGAGTTGCTTTTGGAATCCCTTTTTTCTTACTTTGTCCAGGTCAGTCGGACCGGACTCTTCCTCTGAAGGGTATGAGACTATGGTAGCGTTGAAAAAGCGTCCTGCGTACGCATATATCCTGCCCACCCTCGACTGGTTGACCATCGTTGCGGCGTTGTTCGTGGCCATTGTGATGCGCGGCCGCAGCTTTGCGGGGGGATTCACCTTCATCGGTGCCCCCCTGGAAGGTGAGATCCTCTTCCTTGTCGGGTTCGGTGCAGCCGCAACGCTCCTCTTCCAGTACCAGAGTCTCTACAAGGTCAACGTCTTCATAACGGTTGCGGACCAGACGGTCCGTATCCTGAAGGCCCTCCTGTACACCATCCTTGGACTGGCACTCCTTTCGTTCTTCGTTCGTGCGGACTGGATCCTGGATAGCCGTCTTGCGATGGTCTATTTCAGTGCGATCTCTGCCATTCTGCTGGTCGGTGGCCGTGTCATCGTCTTCCGCAACATCTATCTGTGGCTCTCCCGCCGGAAGGTGTTCCACCGCAACGCCCTGATCGTGGGCGCCGGCGAGAACGGCAAGAATCTGGCCATCAATCTGTTCCTGAACGACCACCTCGGACTGAATCTCATCGGCTTCCTGGATGACGAGCTTCCGTTGGGCAAGGTCGTCTTCAACCGCGCCAAGGTCGTCGGCCGCGTGTCCGAGTTGAAGGATATCGTCAAGGTCTTTGAAGTGCAGG
This genomic window from Ignavibacteriota bacterium contains:
- a CDS encoding DegT/DnrJ/EryC1/StrS family aminotransferase translates to MKVPFLDLKAQYTSIKDEVLPAIHSVLDNTAYVLGKPVAEFEAAFAKEHGVQYCYAVSSGTDGNHMVLWALGLGPGDEVIMPANTFIATAWGATLCGATPVFVDCEADSYNIDPKKVEAKITPKTKAIVAVHLYGQPADMDPLAEIAKKHKIALVEDCAQSHLAEYKGKRTGGLSVASSYSFYPGKNLGAYGEGGAAATNDPELARKFKMIRDHGAEKKYHHEMYGHNYRMEGIQGAVLGVKLRHLGAWTDARRKNAAIYNEVLKGIPGVVTPKEMPYAKHVYHLYVIRAPRRDDLAKHLEANGISTGLHYPIPLHMQTAFKQLGYKVGDFPVTEKAANEILSLPMFPELTREQIEYVAQNVRAFYA